Genomic window (Methanobrevibacter olleyae):
TATCGAACCAGTTCAAGGTGAAGGTGGAGTACATATAGCTACAGAAGAGTTTTACAAAGGTTTAAATGACTTATGTAAAGAAAAAGGTGTACTTATTATTGTAGATGAAGTTCAATCCGGCTTTGGAAGATGTGGTGCTTTATTTGCTCATGAATTATTTGGATTAAAACCTGATATAATGACTGTAGCTAAAGGTATTGGTGGAGGATTCCCAATGGCTGCATTTTTAGCAACTGAGGAAGTAGCTACTGGTTTTGTACCAGGGGATCATGGTACTACTTTTGCTGGAAGTCCACTTGCAGGTGCAGCAGCTAATGCTGTTTTTGATGTATTTGAAGAGGAAAACCTTGTAGAACATAGTAAGGAAATGGGTGAATACTTCATCCAAAAATTATCTAGATTAAAGGACAAATATGACTTTATTGATGATGTAAGAGGTGTTGGACTTTTAGTTGGTATTGAACTCAACTTTGAATGCGGTGATTTAGTTGGCAAAATGCTTGAAGAAGGATTTTTAATCAACTCTACAGCAGGAAATGTATTAAGATTTGCACCACCTCTTATAGTTAAAAAAGCAGAAATTGATGCTTTAATTGATGCATTAGATAAAGTATTTGATTCGCTGTAGAATTTATAAAGTTTTAAAACTTAATCTTATTTTTAAAAAACAAGATTAAGATTTTATCTTTTTTTAAATTTCAAAATTCTTTTTTTCTAAAGTATATTTTAAAGAACCAGTAAGCATTTCATCTTCATAAAATTCCTTTAATTCTTCTTTATTTGCCCATTTAAAATCATCGTGTTCGTCACTTAGTTGAACTTCACCGGAGATTATTTCAAGACTCATTATCAATTGAATAGTATTAATAAATTTATGAGTTCTACGGTTTTTAAATCTATCTTCCACTGCTTCAAATAAACCTTCAATTTTTACTTTT
Coding sequences:
- a CDS encoding NUDIX hydrolase; the encoded protein is MANSKDWGLTVRGLVRKEDKILVLRRHPKSKNNPHKWELPGGKVDPGEFFDDALVRELKEETNLKVKIEGLFEAVEDRFKNRRTHKFINTIQLIMSLEIISGEVQLSDEHDDFKWANKEELKEFYEDEMLTGSLKYTLEKKNFEI
- a CDS encoding aspartate aminotransferase family protein; its protein translation is MKTEEIIDIEDKYFINTFNRVPIVLDHGEGVKVWDIEDKEYLDFLAGIAVNCLGHNHPKLVGAIQEQAEKLIHISSIYYNEPATVYAKRLVDATCFDRIFFANSGAEANEGAIKLALKYSGKSEVLFCGDSFHGRTFLTLSVTDHPEYSAPYVKNLPKGFKKVEFANLESVAEAITDETAAIIIEPVQGEGGVHIATEEFYKGLNDLCKEKGVLIIVDEVQSGFGRCGALFAHELFGLKPDIMTVAKGIGGGFPMAAFLATEEVATGFVPGDHGTTFAGSPLAGAAANAVFDVFEEENLVEHSKEMGEYFIQKLSRLKDKYDFIDDVRGVGLLVGIELNFECGDLVGKMLEEGFLINSTAGNVLRFAPPLIVKKAEIDALIDALDKVFDSL